In the Thermoplasmatales archaeon genome, GATATTCCTGCATGTTATATTATGCCAAAAGATCTAATAATATCCGGAATAAAACCGCTTATTGGACGTGTGACAGTCTCATGGAAATGGTACGATCAGGTCAAAGGAACGGTCGAGTACACCTTTTCTAACGTTGGGCAGAAAGAGCGATCGGTAGTACTTTACCGATCCGGTTACTATTTTGGAAACGCGTATTTTCCTGTCTACCTCGCAAACAAGGGATTCAACACGTCATGGTCAGAAAACAAGGCGCTTGAGGATCTGGGTGCTGAAAACAATTCAGCCCCAGTTGCTCCGGTGAATTTCAATGGACAATATCTAATCGCATTTGTTTTTACGTTATCTCCAGGGCAGGTGTGGTCCATGCTTGAGGGTGGATTCCAGGGAGCCGAACCAACCGGCGTTGTAGCTTATCCTGTAAGTTCCAATGGGATGGCCGAATTTTGCGTCTTGTATGATAAAGAGCAGGTTGTAGACTGGGACGAACAGACGGGTACTTCCCTGAAAGGTTTTGCGCCAAACCCAAAATCGGTGAAGAGTGCGTATTACGCATGCTCAGCTAATTACGTCCAACTTTTCAACGATGTCGTAACTAAAGGAAAATGTGGCGGACCTTGATCGGCTAAAGGTATCCTAAGGCCTTTCTGGCGATAGGAAATAGACAGAGACAACTATGATCCAAACTGAAAGTGCCACTGCTTCTATCATCTCGAAAAGTCCCAGCCCGAATCCAGTATAAATAAAATCTGTAACACTTTGTATTATGCCCGTAATGATGGCAATAAGAGATATGGCTGCCATGACGAGCCCAACAGGAACTAGTGCCAGATGCTTCAATGCATATGTCAGACTGTAGTATATTATTCCTATAGGGAAGAATAGGAAATAGAACAGAGCAGATATAAGATGCACATGGGGGTCGGCGTTCTCGTTGAAGCGCCCAACCATTGAAAGACCTATGGCTCCTATTATCAAAAGCACAGTTGTGGGTACATTCGAGAAACCTTTTCTGTACATTCCGTAGGCAAATACGGCTATCATCAGCCCCCCTGCAGTCACTGCGTAGTTGAAAAGATAAGAATAAGTATGAACGCCAAGGTCACTCAGTGCATTTTTGTACCATGAGAAACCACCAGGAAAAAGAAAAATATTAATCCATATGAGCAAAAGTGTAAAAACAGGAGCAGCAATACCAAATACGATCAGCGCTTTAGATTTATCTTCTCTATTCTCCATGAATATGTATATACGTTTTTTAATATAAATTTTTGTTCTTATTGTGCTCAAGTGTTGAACTCATCTATGGGAACTGCAAGAGAATCTATGAAAAGTAAATGTTTGTGGACCTTTCTTTGTTTGTAGTTGAATTTCCCTTAAGTACTCAGTGGGATCTGATGCAGCAAAACGTTTATACTACATTGTTACATCGGAGAATGCATTCAACGTGCTTTAGCCGGCGTGTCGATAGGTTTGATGTATTATCGAAGCAAATGACAC is a window encoding:
- a CDS encoding DUF998 domain-containing protein; the protein is MENREDKSKALIVFGIAAPVFTLLLIWINIFLFPGGFSWYKNALSDLGVHTYSYLFNYAVTAGGLMIAVFAYGMYRKGFSNVPTTVLLIIGAIGLSMVGRFNENADPHVHLISALFYFLFFPIGIIYYSLTYALKHLALVPVGLVMAAISLIAIITGIIQSVTDFIYTGFGLGLFEMIEAVALSVWIIVVSVYFLSPERP